The nucleotide window CTGCGCGGCCATGACAAGTTTCATGGCGGGCGCTTCAACGGGGCGCGTACGGTCTTCGATGGCGAATACGGCAAGCCGCTTCGTTTCGGATCGTAATGCGAATAGCGCGTATCGAGGACTAAAAAATTGAGCAGGGAGTATCCGCAGGCGCCGATGGTAGGCGTCGGTGCGGTGGTGCTGGATGGCGAACGGGTGCTGCTGATCCGGCGTGGCAAGGAGCCGATGAAGGGGCAGTGGTCGCTACCGGGCGGCGCTCTCGAAGTCGGTGAGACGCTAGCCCAGGGCGCTCAGCGCGAGACCCGGGAAGAGACCGGCCTCGAAGTTGAACCGCTGGCTATGGTTGAGGTGCTGGACCGTATCTCGCGCGATGACGCAGGACGGGTGCAATACCACTACGTGCTGGTCGACTTCCTGTGCCAGGTGACGGGCGGTAAGCTCAAGCCGGGCAGCGACGCATCGGAGGTGCGATGGGCGCGGCGCAATGAGCTGGAAGGAGTGGCGGAATTCACGGTCGCGGTAATCGAGAAGGGTTTTCGATTGCGAGAGACACTCGCCGGGAAATAAAAAGGGC belongs to Silvibacterium dinghuense and includes:
- a CDS encoding NUDIX hydrolase, with protein sequence MSREYPQAPMVGVGAVVLDGERVLLIRRGKEPMKGQWSLPGGALEVGETLAQGAQRETREETGLEVEPLAMVEVLDRISRDDAGRVQYHYVLVDFLCQVTGGKLKPGSDASEVRWARRNELEGVAEFTVAVIEKGFRLRETLAGK